A genome region from Methanomicrobiales archaeon includes the following:
- a CDS encoding 2-dehydropantoate 2-reductase codes for MKVLVLGAGAVGLTVAAKLSKICDVHAVCREQHAALIRNEGFRMTGIWGEGRFTFSCGESAPEESKFDYVVITAKSIDTASICEQFAGLLADSEVASLQNGIGNEEIIAQYARRVIGGTIITGFEWRGTAEVRVTVEAGPIRLGRFPDGLDPAVLTLVDLFGQAGMRAEGSEHIRADIWSKTLYNCALNPIGAIAEVPYGELAHPAAWRIIEGIVREAFEVVHAEGVHLPWSDADAYLHYLRTYQLPATASHHSSMLQDIQRGRRTEIEFLNGAVAARARGRKMDAPVNAVIADLIRFKETVSARGGSKR; via the coding sequence ATGAAGGTTCTGGTGCTCGGTGCCGGCGCCGTGGGGCTGACGGTGGCGGCCAAGCTCTCGAAGATATGCGACGTGCATGCCGTCTGCCGTGAGCAGCATGCCGCCCTGATCCGGAACGAAGGATTTCGGATGACGGGCATATGGGGGGAGGGGAGGTTCACCTTCAGCTGCGGCGAGTCGGCACCGGAAGAATCGAAGTTCGATTATGTCGTCATAACGGCCAAGTCCATCGATACGGCCTCCATCTGCGAGCAGTTCGCAGGGCTGCTCGCAGACAGCGAGGTGGCGAGCCTCCAGAACGGAATCGGCAACGAGGAGATCATCGCACAGTACGCCCGCCGCGTGATCGGGGGGACGATCATCACCGGGTTCGAATGGCGGGGCACGGCGGAGGTGCGGGTGACCGTGGAGGCGGGGCCGATACGGCTGGGGAGGTTCCCCGACGGCCTGGATCCCGCTGTTCTTACCCTGGTGGATCTCTTCGGGCAGGCCGGCATGCGGGCGGAGGGGAGCGAACATATCCGCGCCGATATCTGGTCGAAGACCCTCTATAACTGCGCCCTCAATCCGATCGGGGCGATTGCGGAGGTTCCGTATGGCGAGCTGGCGCATCCGGCTGCGTGGAGGATCATCGAAGGCATCGTTCGCGAGGCCTTCGAGGTTGTGCATGCCGAGGGGGTGCACCTTCCCTGGAGCGATGCCGATGCCTACCTCCACTATCTCCGCACCTACCAGCTGCCGGCCACGGCGTCGCACCACTCCTCCATGCTACAGGACATCCAGCGGGGCAGGAGGACCGAGATCGAGTTCCTGAACGGGGCGGTAGCGGCCAGGGCCCGGGGGCGGAAGATGGATGCACCCGTGAATGCCGTTATTGCAGACCTGATACGGTTTAAAGAGACGGTCAGCGCCCGCGGAGGCTCGAAGCGGTGA
- a CDS encoding molybdenum cofactor guanylyltransferase, translating into MRSGIVLVGGEARRAGGQEKYFFEYQGKTFLERLISTLQGVVDEIILVAKDIEQCERFSHLPRIICISDIRRGIGPIGGLHAGVVQARGEKVFVAACDMPCINREVIEFLFSRLEDYDAVIPVWDGERMEPLHAVYRRSALLAYLEEHEALSLRAMVRALNSRYVNVEEIRRFDPELTTFININKVEELEAFNSRV; encoded by the coding sequence GTGAGATCGGGGATCGTGCTCGTGGGAGGCGAGGCGCGCCGCGCAGGAGGTCAGGAGAAGTACTTCTTCGAGTACCAGGGTAAGACGTTCCTGGAGCGACTGATCTCCACGTTGCAGGGCGTAGTGGACGAGATCATCCTGGTGGCAAAAGATATTGAGCAGTGCGAACGGTTCTCCCACCTGCCCCGCATCATCTGCATATCGGATATCCGGCGCGGAATCGGGCCTATCGGCGGACTCCACGCCGGCGTCGTGCAGGCCCGGGGCGAGAAGGTGTTTGTCGCCGCATGCGATATGCCCTGCATCAACCGCGAGGTGATCGAGTTCCTCTTCTCCCGCCTGGAAGACTACGACGCGGTCATCCCGGTCTGGGATGGGGAGAGGATGGAGCCCCTCCATGCCGTATACCGCCGCTCCGCGCTCCTCGCCTACCTGGAGGAGCACGAAGCCCTATCCCTCCGCGCCATGGTGCGGGCCCTGAACTCCCGCTATGTCAACGTGGAAGAGATACGGAGGTTCGATCCCGAGCTCACGACGTTCATCAACATCAACAAGGTCGAGGAGCTGGAAGCGTTTAACAGCAGAGTGTAA
- a CDS encoding peptide-methionine (R)-S-oxide reductase: MAAHPPAGDVPGCAEGWHGTPVYRQYHDFHGEGLYQCACCRTDLFGSSTTFESGTGLPRNWATISDLNVRQRDLLPSFMRRIEVLRARCDAHPRIYLRRRSATHGQALLHQSRHRPSMQGCIPTTAGISSWFEGRNPVPCSITLCC, translated from the coding sequence GTGGCAGCGCATCCTCCCGCCGGAGACGTACCTGGTTGTGCGGAAGGCTGGCACGGAACCCCCGTTTACCGGCAATATCACGACTTCCACGGAGAAGGGCTCTACCAGTGCGCCTGCTGCCGCACGGATCTCTTCGGCTCCAGCACAACGTTCGAGTCGGGGACGGGCTTGCCCAGAAACTGGGCCACGATATCGGACCTGAACGTCCGGCAGAGAGATCTTCTCCCTTCCTTCATGCGGCGGATCGAGGTGCTCCGCGCACGCTGCGATGCGCATCCAAGGATATATCTTCGACGACGGTCCGCCACCCACGGGCAAGCGCTGCTGCATCAATCCCGGCATCGCCCGTCTATGCAGGGATGCATCCCCACAACTGCCGGGATTTCTTCCTGGTTCGAAGGCAGGAACCCGGTGCCGTGCAGCATTACACTCTGCTGTTAA
- a CDS encoding metal-dependent hydrolase, whose product MDVLTHGLTASLLLALDVRSALFVGVLGSIAPDLDVLLTFVSDRHHRWYILTHGGVTHSLIGGCLVSLMVLCAAAGIAALVPTFQAGGILFSAEALLFLLGGTLLHLFLDVLAYPGIPLLYPVSDRKYTLGIFPGPSMALFGLTTLFLALVFSGLTGMQAIPLYGGIVLLFLLFAIGMKVTVSVRASGRTVPTRHPLRWLIVADTGDSYTVSSYHLLRGRLDGKTYLKYSGVTGDEVRRFLTMPELRRQYYHSYMVVVQRDGNTLIFRDPLRDEGFIFYPPYYRQVRVRDDVP is encoded by the coding sequence ATGGACGTCCTGACGCACGGTCTCACCGCATCTCTCCTCCTCGCGCTGGACGTCCGGTCCGCGCTCTTCGTCGGCGTACTGGGTTCAATCGCTCCTGACCTGGACGTCCTGCTCACATTCGTATCTGACAGGCATCACCGCTGGTACATCCTCACCCACGGAGGCGTGACCCACAGCCTGATCGGCGGCTGCCTGGTATCCCTGATGGTTCTCTGCGCCGCTGCAGGCATCGCCGCTCTCGTGCCCACATTCCAGGCGGGAGGAATCCTGTTCAGCGCCGAAGCGCTCCTCTTCCTCCTGGGCGGAACGCTCCTGCACCTGTTCCTGGACGTCCTGGCATATCCCGGCATACCGCTCCTCTACCCCGTATCCGACCGGAAGTATACTCTGGGCATCTTCCCGGGGCCGAGCATGGCCCTTTTCGGCCTGACCACGCTCTTCCTGGCGCTGGTATTCTCCGGACTGACGGGTATGCAGGCGATTCCTCTGTATGGCGGCATCGTCCTGCTCTTTCTGCTCTTCGCCATCGGGATGAAGGTGACTGTATCTGTCAGGGCATCGGGCAGGACCGTCCCGACGCGGCATCCGCTGCGGTGGCTGATCGTCGCGGATACAGGCGACTCCTACACCGTCTCCTCGTACCACCTCCTCCGGGGACGGCTCGACGGGAAGACGTACTTGAAGTACTCCGGTGTCACAGGCGATGAAGTTCGGCGGTTTTTGACGATGCCCGAACTGAGGCGGCAGTACTACCACTCGTATATGGTTGTCGTGCAGCGGGACGGGAACACCCTGATATTCCGCGATCCCCTGCGGGACGAGGGGTTCATCTTTTACCCTCCCTATTATCGGCAGGTGCGGGTGCGGGACGACGTCCCGTAG
- a CDS encoding NosD domain-containing protein — MAKGIILHIGECRCRISIGRPANLGSHLVYTCTLLLILAALQVPAAGVDITAPTVISSSGMYTLRQDLLNRGESRIITIAASDVIFDGNGYTIDGLDQPSQYGIYVHITSQTVSNVTVRNLTVKDCYYGFFYYNTIGGLIENCTANSNVQHGIYLSMTDDSTVTGWNTSTNGNSGIFMDYSDNNTIERGSAYSNMNGVRISVVSNNNRLFDNRIYGNEYGINVTSSSGNIIYNNLLNNTVNAVPGNGNTWNTTGTAGAAINGGPTLGGNLWLLPDGSGFSSTTADRDDDGICDEPHALGGDAMDHLPLAAIPGQHTPLFAPEWPLRFLRPGDGGETAHPTAFYYLFDASTPEGKGDRPDTLRFVVKMLDGGLTLTADVSELDGNSTPLSPYFVRDTEYYFEHPFGDSSLGTVNGNTRNITIHARIGEFQNSTSGSSGSPPPLAVAVNPWIGPPGFTSTDLRDIEDFTAVEGFSVQRGVDTEMVGSIQFPGPLNFCDAAFADAMPSLWDHVRIEGNAIALDAAAPGLAILNASATLTMHAPAFTTTPGIFRDGEPDTYANGTPAAGSVASNVRWDNATKILRFDVPHWTRYHADGNGPEILVESPADGATFSSDRIALRGTASDPSGVSLVEVQVNGGDWTIADGTDAWNCTIPLAEGWNTIVVRATDRIGCINTIYLTLYRPAAPTATPTPTPPSPPEQPSQRSRSDRASQPVITRFVGNATLATTAWGEVLRTVTLTSEDGVVRLVIPSGTRILDADGKPVKELSVRTVCGKEITEPTSEPCMDRDVPQCPYRIGEPGLRFDPPLRMEILPAGEGSAWIWCNGNGAPGGCTELAGGEDMGEVRTEISRSGHVCIRANPRTASVVPTDDTAGSPTMTPTAPPAAAAQETRRAGPVMPLGGALGLCASLLAIGLRRARSR, encoded by the coding sequence ATGGCAAAAGGGATAATTCTTCATATCGGGGAGTGCCGGTGCCGCATCTCTATCGGAAGACCTGCGAATCTCGGCTCACACCTGGTCTATACCTGCACGCTCCTCCTCATCCTTGCCGCGCTGCAGGTCCCCGCAGCCGGTGTCGATATTACCGCGCCGACCGTGATCAGCAGTTCTGGCATGTACACTCTTCGACAAGACCTCCTGAACAGAGGGGAGTCGAGGATCATTACAATAGCCGCATCCGATGTGATCTTCGACGGCAACGGATATACCATTGACGGCCTGGATCAGCCCTCCCAGTATGGCATTTATGTGCATATTACAAGCCAAACTGTGTCCAATGTCACGGTACGCAATCTGACCGTGAAAGACTGCTATTACGGATTCTTTTACTATAACACAATAGGAGGTCTTATCGAGAACTGCACAGCGAACTCGAACGTGCAGCATGGGATCTACCTCTCGATGACGGACGACTCCACGGTGACTGGTTGGAACACATCTACCAATGGCAACTCGGGCATATTCATGGACTACTCAGATAACAATACGATTGAGAGGGGTTCTGCCTATTCGAACATGAATGGAGTTCGAATCTCTGTGGTTAGCAACAACAACAGGCTATTTGACAACCGGATCTACGGCAACGAGTATGGCATCAATGTTACCTCATCCAGCGGAAATATCATTTATAACAACCTCCTCAACAACACTGTGAACGCGGTGCCGGGAAACGGCAACACCTGGAACACCACTGGAACAGCGGGAGCTGCGATCAACGGGGGTCCGACCCTGGGCGGTAACCTGTGGCTGCTCCCCGACGGCAGCGGATTCTCATCGACCACAGCGGACCGGGACGACGACGGAATCTGCGACGAGCCCCACGCCCTTGGCGGGGATGCCATGGATCACCTTCCCCTTGCCGCCATCCCGGGCCAGCACACCCCCCTGTTCGCACCGGAGTGGCCGCTCCGGTTCCTGCGGCCCGGCGACGGCGGTGAGACCGCTCACCCAACGGCGTTCTACTACCTCTTCGACGCCTCCACGCCGGAGGGAAAGGGAGACCGCCCCGACACCCTGCGTTTCGTCGTGAAGATGCTGGACGGCGGTCTGACGCTGACAGCGGACGTATCCGAACTGGATGGCAATTCGACTCCCCTCTCGCCATACTTCGTCAGGGACACGGAGTACTACTTCGAGCATCCGTTTGGAGATTCTTCTCTCGGAACGGTGAACGGAAACACGAGGAACATCACGATTCACGCCAGAATCGGAGAGTTCCAGAACTCCACCAGCGGGTCCTCCGGATCTCCGCCACCGCTCGCAGTCGCGGTGAATCCGTGGATCGGTCCTCCCGGCTTCACCAGCACGGACCTGCGCGATATCGAGGATTTTACGGCGGTGGAAGGGTTCAGCGTCCAGAGAGGAGTCGACACGGAGATGGTGGGATCGATACAGTTTCCCGGTCCGCTGAACTTCTGCGATGCCGCGTTTGCCGACGCGATGCCGTCTCTCTGGGACCACGTCCGGATCGAGGGGAATGCAATTGCCCTGGATGCCGCCGCACCCGGGCTCGCGATCCTGAACGCGAGTGCGACCCTGACGATGCACGCCCCCGCCTTCACCACGACCCCCGGGATCTTCCGTGACGGCGAGCCCGACACCTATGCGAACGGAACCCCTGCGGCCGGCTCCGTTGCGAGCAACGTGCGCTGGGACAACGCGACCAAGATCCTGCGGTTCGACGTCCCCCACTGGACCCGCTATCACGCGGACGGCAACGGTCCGGAGATCCTCGTGGAATCCCCCGCAGACGGTGCGACCTTCTCGTCCGATCGCATTGCTCTGCGGGGCACGGCCTCGGATCCCTCCGGCGTCTCGCTCGTGGAGGTGCAGGTGAACGGCGGGGACTGGACGATCGCCGACGGCACGGACGCCTGGAACTGTACGATCCCTCTTGCCGAAGGCTGGAACACGATCGTCGTTCGGGCTACGGACCGGATCGGGTGTATAAACACCATATACCTGACCCTCTACAGGCCTGCCGCACCTACCGCGACACCCACCCCGACGCCACCTTCGCCACCCGAGCAGCCGTCGCAGCGCAGCCGATCCGATAGGGCTAGCCAGCCCGTCATAACGCGGTTCGTCGGCAATGCCACGCTCGCCACGACAGCCTGGGGGGAGGTGCTGCGGACGGTCACCCTGACGTCGGAGGACGGGGTGGTGAGGCTCGTGATCCCCTCGGGAACGCGGATACTGGACGCAGACGGCAAGCCGGTGAAGGAGCTGTCTGTTCGAACCGTATGCGGCAAAGAGATCACGGAGCCGACTTCGGAACCCTGCATGGATCGGGACGTCCCGCAGTGTCCGTACCGGATCGGGGAGCCGGGACTGCGGTTTGATCCTCCGCTGCGGATGGAGATCCTTCCCGCAGGAGAGGGGTCGGCGTGGATCTGGTGCAATGGTAACGGAGCGCCGGGGGGATGCACCGAACTGGCGGGTGGAGAGGACATGGGAGAGGTTCGGACCGAGATTTCCCGTTCCGGTCACGTCTGTATCAGGGCAAATCCGCGCACCGCATCGGTCGTCCCGACTGACGATACCGCCGGCTCGCCCACCATGACCCCAACCGCTCCCCCCGCCGCAGCAGCGCAGGAGACGCGACGGGCCGGTCCGGTGATGCCGCTGGGCGGGGCTCTGGGCCTGTGCGCGAGCCTGCTCGCGATCGGTCTTCGTCGTGCCCGCAGCCGGTGA
- a CDS encoding cation:proton antiporter, with the protein MDAILQIIVILVVAKLFGELVERGGYPSLVGEIAAGIILGPSLLNLVAFDTTIELFSDIGVIVLLFISGAELNLRSFVAAEVPSLSTALGGVLVPVLMGFLFGSLAGYTLYEVLFLGIALSITSIGISVRTLIDLRRLDTALGTTIVGAAVFDDVFGILMLTLLTAVTSGQEFSLVGFAETILATIIFLALVLTGGRRGIRWIFARTRGSRLQEMSFSAALIIALLVAFLSNAVGLHYAIGAFLAGLILGDQVRNDRILFDSLVDLGFGFFVTIFFASIGLLFAFSLDALLSPLVLLLIAVSLLSKVLGGYLGSILFCRDPLKALIVGLGLYPRGEITLVVAKIALLSGFISVSLYASVTLVIIVSIILTPFLLKRTFQHLSSRKTTGGRPAAGGR; encoded by the coding sequence ATGGACGCCATCCTCCAGATCATCGTCATCCTCGTCGTCGCAAAGCTCTTCGGGGAACTCGTGGAGAGGGGCGGTTATCCCTCGCTCGTCGGGGAGATCGCAGCCGGCATCATCCTCGGCCCCTCACTGCTCAACCTGGTCGCATTCGACACGACGATCGAACTCTTCTCCGATATCGGGGTGATCGTTCTCCTGTTCATCAGCGGGGCCGAATTGAACCTGCGATCCTTCGTTGCCGCAGAAGTGCCTTCGCTCTCAACGGCCCTTGGCGGGGTGCTGGTTCCGGTGCTCATGGGGTTCCTGTTCGGGAGCCTGGCCGGGTATACCCTCTACGAGGTGCTTTTTCTCGGGATCGCGCTCTCCATAACGTCGATCGGCATCTCGGTGCGGACGCTCATCGATCTGCGGAGGCTGGATACGGCGCTCGGCACCACGATCGTGGGCGCTGCCGTATTCGATGATGTCTTCGGCATCCTGATGCTCACCCTTCTCACGGCGGTTACCAGCGGACAGGAGTTCTCGCTGGTCGGCTTTGCAGAGACCATCTTGGCGACGATCATTTTTCTCGCCCTCGTATTGACGGGCGGAAGGAGAGGGATTCGGTGGATCTTCGCCCGGACGCGGGGCTCCCGTCTCCAAGAGATGTCTTTCTCCGCCGCCCTGATCATCGCGCTGCTGGTGGCGTTCCTGTCCAATGCCGTAGGTCTCCACTATGCCATCGGTGCCTTTCTGGCAGGGCTGATCCTCGGCGACCAGGTCAGAAACGATCGCATCCTCTTCGACAGCCTGGTCGATCTCGGATTCGGCTTCTTCGTGACCATATTCTTTGCGTCCATCGGCCTTCTCTTCGCGTTCAGCCTGGATGCCCTGCTGTCGCCCCTCGTCCTGCTCCTGATCGCCGTCTCTCTTCTGAGCAAGGTGCTGGGGGGCTACCTTGGATCCATCCTCTTTTGCCGTGACCCCCTGAAGGCGCTCATCGTGGGTCTGGGTCTCTACCCACGAGGCGAGATAACCCTCGTGGTCGCGAAGATCGCGCTCCTCTCCGGTTTCATATCCGTCTCCCTCTATGCGTCGGTCACCCTCGTCATCATCGTGAGCATCATCCTCACCCCGTTCCTCCTGAAACGCACCTTTCAACATCTTTCATCCCGGAAGACTACAGGCGGCCGACCAGCCGCAGGAGGGAGATGA
- a CDS encoding CBS domain-containing protein produces the protein MAENEEATAGSIMQNKIVTVPQDAPIEVVLEKFSKEGCRDLVVLDRSGRYLGVIMALDLLGSVSPIMGVRGRKRLPCIECLVRGGASTAETLMTRRHITIHKDAPIEEVMRAMEKNRHPDLIVVDDRGMAIGQIEVCNVISLLRLVGRL, from the coding sequence ATGGCAGAGAATGAAGAGGCGACCGCAGGAAGCATCATGCAGAACAAGATTGTGACGGTTCCGCAGGATGCCCCGATCGAGGTTGTTCTGGAGAAGTTCTCGAAAGAAGGTTGCCGGGACCTGGTTGTTCTCGACCGGAGCGGCAGATACCTCGGTGTCATCATGGCACTGGACCTGCTGGGTTCGGTAAGCCCGATCATGGGTGTGCGGGGGAGGAAGAGGCTCCCCTGCATCGAGTGCCTCGTCCGCGGCGGGGCATCGACCGCAGAGACCCTCATGACCCGCCGCCACATCACCATTCATAAGGATGCCCCCATCGAGGAGGTGATGCGGGCGATGGAGAAGAACCGGCACCCCGACCTGATTGTGGTCGACGATCGGGGGATGGCAATCGGCCAGATCGAGGTCTGCAACGTCATCTCCCTCCTGCGGCTGGTCGGCCGCCTGTAG
- a CDS encoding Hsp20/alpha crystallin family protein, protein MAEEKLRISPTVYAMPDDRHDNLHIEIELPGVDKENIMLRMHEDSFFVTAEKEDVKYVASYAVCCPIDFEKAHAEYKNGLLTIDVPYRTPQTRGKEIAIA, encoded by the coding sequence ATGGCGGAAGAGAAGTTACGGATCTCGCCGACCGTATATGCGATGCCGGACGACCGGCACGACAACCTCCACATCGAGATCGAGCTGCCCGGTGTCGACAAGGAGAACATCATGCTGCGGATGCACGAGGACAGTTTCTTCGTCACGGCGGAGAAGGAGGACGTGAAGTACGTCGCCTCGTATGCCGTCTGCTGCCCGATAGACTTCGAGAAAGCGCATGCCGAGTATAAAAATGGGCTTCTCACCATCGACGTGCCCTACAGGACTCCCCAGACCCGTGGAAAAGAGATAGCCATCGCATGA
- a CDS encoding PH domain-containing protein has translation MAGREQPNPVGTGGNFRPAPQLKALFYAYLALSIAVLVLPYMVPLILFAPSIVAAAIAIPTLALIIFTAAWIPLYYETVVYHVTDSEISWKRGIWFRQTGIVPYTRITNIDIIQGPIMRALGISTLRIQTAGYSGQAAAELRLQGIEEPEALRELIMGFVRGSAPVATGTYAETASPEMQLLQEVREIKRLLEMRAGGR, from the coding sequence ATGGCTGGTCGCGAACAACCGAACCCCGTCGGCACAGGAGGAAACTTCCGGCCTGCGCCGCAGCTCAAGGCGCTCTTCTACGCCTACCTGGCGCTCTCGATTGCCGTGCTGGTCCTTCCGTATATGGTTCCGCTGATCCTCTTCGCGCCGTCCATCGTTGCCGCTGCGATTGCCATTCCGACACTGGCGCTGATCATCTTCACGGCCGCCTGGATCCCGCTCTACTACGAGACCGTCGTCTACCACGTCACCGACAGCGAGATCTCCTGGAAGAGAGGGATCTGGTTCCGCCAGACGGGGATCGTGCCGTATACGCGCATCACCAACATCGATATCATCCAGGGGCCCATCATGCGGGCACTGGGAATTTCCACCCTCCGCATCCAGACTGCGGGCTACTCCGGCCAGGCGGCCGCAGAACTGCGGCTGCAGGGTATCGAGGAGCCCGAGGCGCTCCGGGAACTCATCATGGGATTCGTGCGGGGATCTGCGCCGGTCGCCACCGGCACGTACGCAGAGACGGCATCCCCGGAGATGCAGTTGCTCCAGGAGGTGCGCGAGATCAAGCGTCTGCTGGAGATGCGTGCGGGCGGGCGGTGA